In the Syntrophus aciditrophicus SB genome, CAGTGAGATGCTGTCCGCTCTATGGGCGCAAGTGAAGATATTATAGAAGAAAACTGACGAGGTGTGATCTGTGAAAATATCAACCACCAGATTTGGAATGATCGAGATCAGTGAGTCGGACATTATTTTGATGAGAAGAGGAATATTAGGATTTGAGGAGTCAAAAAAATATGCGCTTCTTTATCAGGATGTTAAAAATCCTTTTTTGTGGTTTCAGTCGCTTGATGACGGAGCTACAGCTTTTGTAGTAATCGATCCGTTTTTACTGCAGCCTTACTATCAACCCGAATTAAATGACGATACGCTGGAAAAACTTGAAATCGACAATCCAGAAGATGTTGCCCTTATGGTTATTGTTTCTATTCGTTCGAACCCCGTTCTCCTTACGGCAAACTTGAGAGCTCCCATTGTGATCAACGCGGCTAAAAAAAAGGCCTGCCAGGTTGTCCTTGAAGACAGTCGTTTCCCGATCCGCTATGATATTCTGAAAAACCGGGAATTCCTACTGGGTGGACATTGTTATGAGATTTCCGCGACTGCCCCTTAAAAAGTTCTGATTGAACAGGTCAGTCAGGCTTCTTCATTAAAAAGTATTCCCACCAGCTCATTCATTTTTTCATAAAGCTTTTGTGTGGCTTCTGGAGGAATTTTACGAATAACTTTCCCGGATAATTTCTCTTTCACTACAATCGCGATTCTTTCGTCTTCTTCTCCGTAGGTGCAAAAATCCAGACTGATGCCAAGCTGATCTATTTTCTCCTGAATCTTGGAAATTAAATCCTTTGTAAGTTCAGAGTTCTGCATTGAATTGTTCTGACTTTTTTCAGAAAACATATTGCCTGAGACAGCAGGCGTTGTGCCCGGTTGACCAACGTCGGGAACTTTTTCTGAATACGTTACGGATGATGAAAAATTATTGGCAACAAGTAATCTATCCTGCTCAATGGATTGAATATTCATGATCTTGTCCCTCATCTCATAAATATGATTGGAAATTTTTTGTTACTTTAAATTTTAATATTGAGAAAGTTGGCTTGACCTGTCGTTTTGCGCTCCTGCTGGATAGTAAGAATCTGCTGTTGAACGGCATTTTTTGATTGATTGAATTTTCCAAGCATCTCCTCATTAATAATCAAAATCTGATTGACTATTGTATCGATTTCGTCACGAAGGTCATCGGCTTTTGCTAACGTCATTCGGCAATTTACCGAATGACGATCAGATCGATCCACTTGAGATAGAACCCGGCCAAGCGCATCGATATCGCCCATTAGAACCTGGCGCTCATTCATTAAATTGTCTATTTTAGCCAGGTCCATCTTATCGGCGGCTTTTCGCAGTTGCTGGGTTAAAATCAATAATCGTTGCATCTTCTGTCGCTTTTGAATTAATCCTTCGCTGTAGGAATCCATTTAGACGCTCCAGGTTCGGAGATAAGTGGAATTTTGTTGACGTGATTCCCCATTCAAAGTGGCATTGAGAATCGGGGTTGAGGATTGCAGCGGTCTTTGTCCGTTAGCGGAAATTTCTTTCCAAGCCGAATTTAACTCTTCCAGCATCCATATGATTTCATCAAGACTGCTTAAATCCCGATTAATATCGGC is a window encoding:
- the fliW gene encoding flagellar assembly protein FliW — translated: MKISTTRFGMIEISESDIILMRRGILGFEESKKYALLYQDVKNPFLWFQSLDDGATAFVVIDPFLLQPYYQPELNDDTLEKLEIDNPEDVALMVIVSIRSNPVLLTANLRAPIVINAAKKKACQVVLEDSRFPIRYDILKNREFLLGGHCYEISATAP
- a CDS encoding flagellar protein FlaG, whose protein sequence is MNIQSIEQDRLLVANNFSSSVTYSEKVPDVGQPGTTPAVSGNMFSEKSQNNSMQNSELTKDLISKIQEKIDQLGISLDFCTYGEEDERIAIVVKEKLSGKVIRKIPPEATQKLYEKMNELVGILFNEEA